A region of the Myripristis murdjan chromosome 10, fMyrMur1.1, whole genome shotgun sequence genome:
tgaTTAGTGTCAGATGTCTTGTGTGTAATTGGATGTGAAATAATAGTGACATTAAATCATTTTGCTGAGGTCCCTCTGTAAGCCCCTCATGGACCACTTTGTAAACCACCGATTAAGCCATCAAACAAATTGACAGTTTTTAATTTAGGTTATTTATCTGAATAACAAGTGATAAGGTTATTACATTTTCTTCATTGACACATAACAGAGCTGCAGCCCGGTATGTGCCATGCTCCTCTGGGTGGAAGAAATCTGTTCAAACTCCATTCAGAATGTGGTAAATTTAAGGTTACGTCTCTTATTGGAAAATGTGATTATTTGGTTGAACATAAGCCACATTCTATTAGCTACTATTCTTGGGTTAAGCATGAAGAAAACATACGAGGCAGCTCTTGTTTAAGTGAAACACCATGGAGGGTGAAAACAGTGTGTACCACTTCtaaaagcttttctttttttttttttttttttaattgaaagtaGGCTTGGCTTGTGGATCACATGAATGCCGAAGTTATCAGAAGGCCCTGATGATTTATATCAGGTCTACGGTCATGTTTTACTTCACATGTAGCTTTGTCAACAAGCAGGATGACATGAAAGTGACCTAGTTTTGAATGGAGCTTTGGGTGTTTCTAAAACTATACTCTGCCTAATGTCTAATTCTGTTGTCTGTGATTAGCCAGAGTGATTCTAAATACTGCAAAGACTTTCCCCCAGGGGAGTCTAAGGATAGAGACAGAGGACTCGCTGCTCATATCAACATTGTTTGATTCTTCATGGatattgtttctgtgtttgcagtTGGAACCAGGTCTGCGTTCACAGCCTCCAAGCCAGACACCGTCAACCCCAACTGGCTGAGAGTGGGGCTTGCCTTCGGGACGTCCGCTTTCCTCTGGGGGCTGGTAATCATCAAATATTAAAATCCTGCTTATTTCGTGCTATGTTACTTCATGATCTTTTATCATTTGCACAAAGGAAATGTTGCACCAAACTCAGTTCAGAAATCTCTAAGTTggattttggtgtgattttttttttttttctcaacacaaaGAGAACAGCATGTATCCTataaggtttaaaaaaacaagactgaTTTTCATTCAGAGTAACCCCacctcaagacac
Encoded here:
- the ndufc1 gene encoding NADH dehydrogenase [ubiquinone] 1 subunit C1, mitochondrial, with amino-acid sequence MTFSRLLSRTVLVSKVGTRSAFTASKPDTVNPNWLRVGLAFGTSAFLWGLLFKQHSTDVHEYKVRNGLE